The Planktothrix serta PCC 8927 sequence AAAAACCGTGCCTGACGATAGCGAGTTTTACGGTTTCTTCGGGAACGACGTAATGAACGTCGAGATTCCAAAGATATTTTAATCGTTTGACCCCGATGGGTTAATTCTGCACCCCAAATTACTTTGTTTCCTTGAACTAATGCAATTCCAGTGGTTTTTGAACCGGGATCAATTTTGAGGG is a genomic window containing:
- a CDS encoding RRXRR domain-containing protein — protein: QSPIHPAQARLLLNQGQAAVYRRYPFTIILKESKPAPEIQQITLKIDPGSKTTGIALVQGNKVIWGAELTHRGQTIKISLESRRSLRRSRRNRKTRYRQARF